In a single window of the Delftia tsuruhatensis genome:
- a CDS encoding PQQ-dependent dehydrogenase, methanol/ethanol family, which produces MKTHVLSSALLAAGMALALPGAALAQAGLPSKGSPEHIRAVTARIDSQSILDNARTSRDWPSYGMDYSETRFSKLRQLDTANVKRLGLVWSYDLESTRGVESTPVVVDGIMYVTASWSVVHAVDVRTGKRLWSYDPGVDRANGFKGCCDVVNRGVAVYKGKVFVGAFDGRLVALDAATGQKVWEQDTIVDRAFSYTITGAPRVIKGKVVIGNGGAEYGVRGYVTAYDAETGAQQWRWFTVPGDPSKPFENEAMARAAKTWDPAGKWWEAGGGGTAWDTMAYDPELNLMYIGTGNGSPWAQSKRSPAGGDNLYLASIVALNPDTGEYVWHYQETPGDSWDFTSTQPMVLADIKVGGKPRKVILHAPKNGFFFVIDRTNGQFISAKNFVDVNWASGYDAKGRPIETPIARSGDRARDVIPSPFGAHNWHSMSYSPDTGLAYLPAQHVPLTLQDNKNWKFNGGSLPEPHSNIGWNTATLINMEPPKSTPFGRLIAWDPVAQKERWRVEHASPWNGGTLATAGNLVFQGTADGRFVAYDARNGKKLWEKPTGTGVVAAPITYEVDGRQYVSIAVGWGGVYGLAARHTERKGPGTVYTFALDGKAEAPAFVAYQQGKLLQGVPYDKSLVAEGTALYVSNCAFCHGVPGVDRGGNLPNLGYLDKAYIEHLDKFIFKGPAMARGMPDFTGKLSMDDVEKIKAFIQGTADAVRPK; this is translated from the coding sequence ATGAAGACCCACGTGCTTTCCTCCGCGCTGCTGGCCGCCGGCATGGCGCTGGCCCTGCCAGGCGCGGCATTGGCCCAGGCAGGGCTGCCAAGCAAAGGCTCGCCCGAACACATCCGCGCCGTCACGGCGCGCATCGATTCGCAGAGCATCCTCGACAACGCCCGTACGTCCCGCGACTGGCCCAGCTACGGCATGGACTACAGCGAGACGCGCTTTTCCAAACTCAGGCAGCTGGACACGGCCAATGTGAAGCGGCTGGGCCTGGTCTGGTCGTATGACCTGGAATCCACGCGCGGCGTGGAGTCCACGCCCGTGGTGGTCGATGGAATCATGTACGTCACGGCCAGCTGGAGCGTGGTGCATGCGGTGGACGTGCGCACCGGCAAGCGCCTGTGGAGCTACGACCCCGGCGTGGACCGCGCCAACGGCTTCAAGGGCTGCTGCGACGTGGTCAACCGGGGCGTGGCGGTCTACAAGGGCAAGGTGTTCGTGGGCGCCTTCGACGGCCGCCTGGTGGCGCTGGACGCGGCCACGGGCCAGAAGGTCTGGGAGCAGGACACCATCGTCGACCGCGCCTTCTCGTACACCATCACGGGCGCGCCGCGCGTCATCAAGGGCAAGGTGGTGATCGGCAACGGCGGCGCCGAGTACGGCGTGCGCGGCTATGTCACGGCCTATGACGCCGAGACCGGCGCGCAGCAATGGCGCTGGTTCACCGTGCCCGGCGACCCGTCCAAGCCCTTCGAGAACGAAGCCATGGCCCGCGCTGCCAAGACCTGGGACCCGGCCGGCAAGTGGTGGGAGGCCGGGGGCGGCGGCACGGCCTGGGACACCATGGCCTACGACCCCGAGCTGAACCTGATGTACATCGGCACGGGCAACGGCTCGCCCTGGGCCCAGTCCAAGCGCAGCCCGGCCGGTGGCGACAACCTGTACCTGGCCAGCATCGTGGCGCTGAACCCCGACACGGGCGAGTACGTCTGGCACTACCAGGAGACGCCGGGCGACAGCTGGGACTTCACCTCCACCCAGCCCATGGTGCTGGCCGACATCAAGGTGGGCGGCAAGCCGCGCAAGGTCATCCTGCATGCGCCCAAGAACGGCTTTTTCTTCGTGATCGACCGCACGAATGGCCAGTTCATCTCGGCCAAGAACTTCGTCGACGTGAACTGGGCCAGCGGCTACGACGCCAAGGGCCGGCCCATCGAGACGCCGATTGCGCGCAGCGGCGACCGCGCCCGAGACGTGATCCCCAGCCCCTTTGGCGCGCACAACTGGCATTCCATGTCCTACAGCCCCGACACAGGCCTGGCCTACCTGCCGGCCCAGCATGTGCCGCTGACCCTGCAGGACAACAAGAACTGGAAGTTCAACGGCGGCTCCCTGCCCGAGCCGCACAGCAACATCGGCTGGAACACGGCCACGCTGATCAACATGGAGCCGCCCAAGAGCACGCCCTTCGGCCGCCTGATCGCCTGGGACCCGGTGGCACAGAAGGAGCGCTGGCGCGTCGAGCATGCCTCGCCCTGGAACGGCGGCACGCTGGCCACGGCGGGCAACCTGGTGTTCCAGGGCACGGCCGACGGCCGCTTCGTGGCCTATGACGCGCGCAACGGCAAGAAGCTCTGGGAAAAGCCCACGGGCACGGGCGTGGTGGCCGCACCCATCACCTATGAGGTCGATGGCCGGCAGTACGTCTCCATCGCCGTGGGCTGGGGCGGCGTCTACGGCCTGGCTGCGCGCCACACCGAGCGCAAGGGCCCGGGCACGGTCTACACCTTCGCGCTGGACGGCAAGGCCGAGGCGCCTGCCTTCGTCGCCTACCAGCAGGGCAAGCTGCTGCAGGGCGTGCCCTACGACAAGAGCCTGGTGGCCGAAGGCACGGCCCTGTACGTGAGCAACTGCGCCTTCTGCCACGGCGTGCCCGGCGTGGACCGGGGCGGCAACCTGCCCAACCTCGGCTACCTGGACAAGGCCTATATCGAACACCTGGACAAGTTCATCTTCAAGGGCCCGGCCATGGCGCGCGGCATGCCGGACTTCACGGGCAAGCTGAGCATGGACGACGTCGAGAAGATCAAGGCCTTCATCCAGGGCACGGCCGACGCGGTGCGACCCAAGTAA
- a CDS encoding transporter, with protein sequence MPSPSHRRASPALAAMALCCAVNAHAVDIDAGDYTALPPGTTLGMVYYQHATRDSLYANGEQAPIRPRLTSDIGIARGVHFMKLGDYVIDPQFLLPFGRLSASRDIAAMGSNTGVGDLMLAATLWLTKPGDKEHFGITPFVWLPTGQYHRNDPLSLGENRWKAALQAGWIKPLGKSVTMDLAADVTVFGKNDDFGAHSATLKQKAQFQFQGLLRYHLSDTSDLRLGLSHLTGGETRVNGVAQGDRQSTTKVSFGGAVFVAPRTQLLATVGRDLHVRQGFKENARINLRLLQVF encoded by the coding sequence ATGCCATCCCCATCCCACCGACGCGCATCCCCGGCCCTGGCGGCCATGGCCCTGTGCTGCGCCGTCAACGCCCATGCCGTCGACATCGACGCCGGCGACTACACCGCCCTGCCCCCGGGCACCACGCTGGGCATGGTCTATTACCAGCACGCCACGCGGGACAGCCTCTATGCCAATGGCGAGCAGGCGCCCATACGGCCGAGGCTGACCTCGGACATCGGCATAGCGCGCGGCGTGCACTTCATGAAGCTGGGCGACTATGTGATCGACCCGCAGTTCCTGCTGCCCTTCGGGCGCCTGTCGGCCTCGCGCGACATTGCGGCCATGGGCAGCAATACCGGCGTGGGCGACCTGATGCTGGCCGCCACCCTGTGGCTGACAAAGCCCGGCGACAAGGAGCACTTCGGCATCACTCCCTTCGTCTGGCTGCCCACGGGCCAGTACCACCGCAACGACCCGCTGAGCCTGGGCGAGAACCGCTGGAAGGCCGCACTGCAGGCCGGCTGGATCAAGCCGCTGGGCAAGAGCGTGACCATGGACCTGGCGGCCGATGTCACCGTCTTCGGCAAGAACGACGACTTCGGCGCCCACAGCGCCACGCTCAAGCAAAAGGCGCAGTTCCAGTTCCAGGGCCTGCTGCGCTACCACCTGTCGGATACCTCGGACCTGCGCCTGGGCTTGTCGCACCTGACGGGCGGCGAGACCAGGGTCAACGGCGTGGCGCAAGGCGACCGCCAGTCCACCACCAAGGTCTCGTTCGGCGGCGCGGTCTTCGTCGCGCCCAGGACGCAGCTGCTGGCCACCGTGGGCCGCGACCTGCATGTGCGCCAGGGCTTCAAGGAGAACGCCCGCATCAACCTGCGACTGCTGCAGGTTTTCTGA